Proteins co-encoded in one Streptomyces roseochromogenus subsp. oscitans DS 12.976 genomic window:
- a CDS encoding DUF3427 domain-containing protein, producing MTQPGDLSQPVSGVYEQLVTRHLQAQMRQLDARGWKAVDAEVSEESTPHVLARHISEAVRLRLSQLPHDKQVAVANQIMCSLAASAPDPDMDEMGGAIADGPRQLLALAEREAPGVYAIRPLTPLSETALITNAPDDPSLGAELRAELATADRIDLLCAFVKWYGIRVLEDSLRAARERGVPIRVITTTYIGATDRYALDRLVREFGAEVKVNYEVRSTRLHAKAWLFRRNTGFDTAYVGSSNLSKAALLDGLEWNVRLSSVATPRVLDKFEATFDAYWADATFETYDPVRDGERLADALAQAGGTGTAGELKISLSGLEVHPLPHQKDMLERLRVEREIRGRHQNLLVAATGTGKTVMAALDYRNLRDKLSGALPRLLFVAHRKEILRQSLRTYREVLDDASFGELLYNGQEPREWTHVFASVQSLNLRRLEQFNPDHFDVIAIDEFHHATADTYRRVIEHFRPAELLGLTATPERMDGLNVQDEFFGGRIAAELRLWEALENDLLCPFHYFGLPDGTDLTNLDWRSGTYDRDELGNLYTGDHARARIVIKQVKDKIAQPGSMRALGFCVTKAHAHFMAGCFREAGLKAEALDSDSAPAVRERTLEDLKAGRIQVIFSVDLFNEGLDVPDVDTLLLLRPTNSATVFLQQLGRGLRRTPNKPVLTVLDFIGQHRAEFRFEEQFRALTNLSRNRLVDSIGRDFPQLPSGCQIILEGKSKDLVLDNIRTQLKATITTLAKEARSYSTPRLADYLCESRREIKELYKSDNSWTKVLRKARFIEEAAPTGEADLLKRVHAFLHVDDPERVRSYLRLLEDDAPDYDSLSPKEQAYARMLFFNLWDNAGGFSSYQRGLESLHTQWLVRDELRQVLSYILDEADHYPIPLDGSLSHIPLKVHSAYNRSEILAALGVAQLGGQMPKDFGQGVRWIEEIKTDALLITLEKNERDFSPTVRYRDYALSPTRFHWESQSTTPENSTTGLRYQQHAQQGSHVLLFLRRYKRNSIGKSEPWILLGPATYVKHTGSKPMAITWDLQHELPTDVWSYSAAISSG from the coding sequence ATGACTCAACCAGGGGATCTGTCACAGCCCGTCTCGGGTGTGTACGAGCAGCTCGTTACCCGCCACTTGCAGGCGCAGATGAGGCAGTTGGACGCTCGGGGCTGGAAGGCCGTCGATGCGGAGGTCAGTGAAGAGTCCACCCCACACGTGTTGGCCCGCCACATCAGTGAGGCTGTGAGACTCAGACTGAGTCAACTACCCCACGACAAGCAGGTTGCCGTCGCCAACCAGATCATGTGCTCGCTGGCCGCCAGCGCTCCGGATCCAGATATGGATGAAATGGGCGGCGCCATCGCTGACGGTCCTCGACAACTGCTCGCACTTGCTGAGCGGGAAGCGCCAGGCGTCTACGCCATTCGCCCGCTCACGCCCCTGTCCGAGACGGCGTTGATCACGAACGCACCCGACGATCCCAGTCTGGGCGCGGAGTTGAGGGCGGAGCTTGCCACTGCAGACCGTATTGACCTGCTCTGCGCGTTCGTGAAGTGGTACGGAATACGGGTCCTCGAAGACTCACTGCGCGCAGCGAGGGAGCGTGGAGTCCCGATACGAGTCATCACGACCACCTACATCGGCGCCACCGATCGTTACGCATTGGACCGACTAGTCCGTGAGTTCGGTGCCGAGGTGAAGGTCAACTATGAAGTCCGCTCGACTCGTCTACATGCCAAGGCGTGGCTGTTCCGGCGCAACACCGGCTTCGACACGGCCTATGTGGGCAGTTCCAACCTGTCGAAGGCGGCTCTGCTCGACGGCCTGGAGTGGAATGTGCGGCTGTCATCGGTCGCCACTCCCAGGGTGCTCGACAAGTTTGAGGCGACCTTCGACGCCTACTGGGCCGACGCGACATTCGAGACGTACGACCCTGTCCGCGACGGCGAGCGACTTGCTGACGCATTGGCCCAGGCGGGCGGCACCGGGACGGCCGGTGAGCTCAAGATCAGCCTGTCCGGCTTGGAAGTACATCCGCTCCCGCACCAGAAGGACATGCTGGAGCGCCTTCGTGTCGAGCGTGAGATCCGCGGCCGTCACCAGAATCTCCTAGTCGCGGCTACCGGCACCGGCAAGACGGTCATGGCCGCCCTGGACTATCGGAACCTGCGCGACAAGCTCAGCGGAGCTCTCCCACGGCTGCTCTTCGTCGCCCACCGCAAAGAGATCCTGAGGCAGTCCCTGCGGACCTACCGTGAGGTTTTGGACGACGCGTCCTTCGGCGAATTGCTTTACAACGGCCAGGAGCCCCGCGAGTGGACGCACGTCTTCGCTAGCGTCCAGTCGCTCAACCTCAGACGTCTGGAGCAGTTCAATCCCGATCACTTCGACGTCATCGCTATCGACGAGTTCCACCACGCGACGGCGGACACGTACCGTCGCGTGATCGAGCACTTCAGACCAGCCGAACTCCTCGGCCTCACAGCGACCCCGGAGCGGATGGACGGGCTGAACGTGCAGGACGAGTTCTTCGGCGGGCGTATCGCCGCCGAGCTGCGGCTCTGGGAAGCACTCGAAAACGACCTGCTCTGCCCCTTCCACTACTTCGGGCTCCCAGACGGCACAGATCTGACCAACCTTGACTGGCGATCGGGCACCTACGACCGAGACGAGCTCGGCAATCTCTACACGGGCGACCATGCGCGGGCTCGTATCGTCATCAAGCAGGTCAAGGACAAGATCGCCCAGCCGGGCTCTATGCGTGCACTCGGTTTCTGCGTAACCAAGGCGCACGCGCACTTCATGGCCGGGTGTTTCCGTGAGGCAGGCCTCAAGGCCGAAGCCCTCGACAGCGACTCGGCTCCCGCCGTGCGTGAACGCACACTGGAGGACCTCAAGGCCGGACGCATCCAGGTGATCTTCTCCGTCGACCTCTTCAACGAGGGGCTCGACGTCCCCGATGTCGACACCCTGCTTCTCCTGCGCCCTACGAACAGCGCGACGGTGTTCCTCCAACAGCTCGGACGCGGACTGCGTCGTACGCCGAACAAGCCAGTGCTGACGGTGCTCGACTTCATCGGTCAGCACCGTGCAGAGTTCCGCTTCGAGGAGCAGTTCCGAGCGCTGACCAACCTTTCTCGCAACCGCTTGGTCGACAGCATTGGGCGCGACTTCCCTCAGCTGCCTTCCGGCTGCCAGATCATCTTGGAGGGCAAGTCCAAGGACCTCGTCCTCGACAACATCCGCACCCAGCTCAAGGCCACCATCACGACGCTCGCGAAAGAAGCCAGGAGCTACAGCACGCCCAGGTTGGCGGATTACCTGTGCGAGAGCCGTCGCGAGATCAAGGAGCTTTACAAGAGCGACAACTCATGGACCAAGGTGCTACGCAAGGCACGGTTCATCGAGGAAGCAGCCCCGACGGGTGAAGCAGACCTCCTCAAACGCGTTCACGCGTTTCTCCACGTAGACGACCCCGAGCGTGTCCGGTCCTATCTCCGCCTTCTCGAAGATGACGCCCCCGACTACGACTCGTTGTCGCCCAAGGAGCAGGCCTACGCCCGCATGCTCTTTTTCAACCTGTGGGACAACGCTGGCGGCTTCAGCAGCTACCAACGGGGGCTTGAATCGCTGCATACCCAGTGGCTAGTCCGGGACGAACTTCGACAGGTCCTGTCCTACATCCTTGACGAGGCCGACCACTACCCCATTCCTCTAGACGGCTCACTCAGCCACATCCCGCTGAAGGTTCACAGCGCCTACAACCGCTCCGAGATCCTTGCGGCCTTGGGGGTAGCCCAGCTGGGCGGGCAGATGCCCAAAGACTTCGGCCAAGGCGTTCGTTGGATCGAAGAGATAAAGACGGATGCACTACTCATCACCCTGGAGAAGAACGAGCGGGACTTCTCACCTACGGTCCGCTACAGGGACTACGCACTCAGCCCCACCCGCTTCCACTGGGAGTCACAGAGCACCACGCCGGAGAACTCCACGACGGGACTGCGCTATCAGCAGCATGCCCAGCAGGGCAGCCACGTCTTGCTGTTCCTGCGCCGCTACAAGCGCAACAGCATCGGCAAGTCCGAGCCTTGGATACTGCTCGGCCCAGCCACCTATGTGAAGCACACCGGCAGCAAGCCCATGGCGATCACTTGGGATCTGCAGCACGAACTTCCCACCGATGTGTGGTCGTACTCAGCCGCGATCTCCAGCGGATGA
- a CDS encoding YDG/SRA domain-containing protein: MGKRKIGHIDGITPGAEFHRRLQVLRSNLHRDRVRGISWLDDEDGSEVADAIVLHGGYEDDHDDWTTIRYTGASPDTEKVKVDGVPRLLRSQSWEYQDNAALKRSYDRGHYIRVIRGWKGDARYSPIDCYRYDGLYEITDVRTAISKSPAPDGTPIEICQFDLRRLPDELQDPTSVERQISDLLEQREERPQEEQPEEDSETVGDVAEEESGEEAPEGERFPETRSAEVQRLVRDDAVIRNVKRLHDGECQACGLRLVGPGGKPYSEGAHIRPLGMPHKGPDVEPNVLCLCPNCHVRLDIGAIVIDDDWSIIVRAGAMGGNLRPKLKRHRKHKIHLDYIRYHREWWLGRDDPSEE, from the coding sequence GTGGGAAAACGAAAGATCGGTCACATTGATGGCATCACCCCGGGCGCAGAGTTTCACCGACGGCTGCAGGTGCTGCGCAGCAACCTCCATCGGGACAGGGTGCGCGGCATCTCATGGCTCGATGACGAGGACGGTAGCGAAGTCGCTGATGCCATCGTGCTGCACGGGGGATATGAGGACGATCACGATGATTGGACCACGATCCGGTACACGGGAGCCTCGCCTGACACGGAGAAGGTCAAGGTTGATGGGGTTCCGAGGCTCCTGCGTAGCCAGTCCTGGGAGTATCAGGACAATGCAGCGCTGAAGCGGAGTTATGACCGAGGGCATTACATACGGGTCATACGGGGATGGAAGGGTGATGCGAGGTACTCCCCGATCGACTGCTACAGGTACGACGGTCTGTACGAGATCACGGATGTCCGTACAGCCATCTCAAAGTCGCCAGCACCGGACGGCACACCCATCGAGATCTGTCAGTTTGACCTGAGGCGTCTGCCCGATGAGCTCCAAGATCCGACCTCGGTGGAGCGTCAGATATCGGACCTGCTCGAGCAGCGGGAAGAGCGCCCACAGGAAGAGCAGCCGGAAGAAGACTCAGAGACAGTGGGGGATGTGGCTGAGGAGGAGTCGGGCGAGGAGGCGCCGGAGGGGGAAAGATTCCCTGAGACGCGCAGTGCCGAGGTCCAGCGCCTGGTGCGCGATGACGCAGTGATAAGGAACGTCAAAAGGCTCCACGATGGAGAGTGCCAGGCGTGTGGCCTCCGGCTGGTGGGGCCAGGCGGGAAGCCTTATAGCGAAGGCGCCCACATCCGTCCTCTGGGGATGCCGCACAAGGGCCCGGACGTTGAGCCGAACGTCCTCTGTCTGTGCCCCAACTGCCATGTGCGACTTGATATCGGTGCCATCGTTATTGACGACGATTGGTCGATCATCGTGCGGGCTGGGGCCATGGGTGGGAACCTGCGGCCGAAGCTCAAGAGGCACCGGAAGCACAAGATTCACCTGGACTACATTCGCTACCACCGTGAGTGGTGGCTGGGCAGGGATGACCCCAGCGAGGAGTAG